A single region of the Grus americana isolate bGruAme1 chromosome 3, bGruAme1.mat, whole genome shotgun sequence genome encodes:
- the LOC129205096 gene encoding gallinacin-12-like translates to MPSSMPAARRGFCKISRPALRFSSRTKAMGILWFILIFIALTGHGDAHGPDSCNHEGGLCRVGNCVSGEYLARYCFEPIILCCKSLSPTTAKS, encoded by the exons ATGCCATCCAGCATGCCAGCAGCACGCAGAGGCTTCTGCAAAATCTCACGCCCAGCCCTGCGATTTTCCAGCAGAACCAAAGCAATGGGGATCCTTTGGTTCATTTTAATCTTCATCGCCCTGACCGGTCACG GAGATGCTCACGGACCAGACAGCTGTAACCATGAAGGGGGCTTGTGCCGAGTCGGAAACTGCGTTTCTGGTGAATATCTGGCTAGGTACTGCTTCGAACCCATCATTCTCTGTTGTAAAAGTTTATCACCCACTACTGCAAAGAGCTGA
- the LOC129204713 gene encoding gallinacin-11-like: MKLFSCLMALLLLLLQAVPGLSLPKDTLRCVGYHGFCFHSKSCPEPFAAFGTCSRRQKTCCIDTTSNFHTCQDEGGHCVPPEIKCLQEQVGLCPHRGWKCCTEV, translated from the exons ATGAAGCTCTTCTCCTGCCTCAtggctcttctcctcctcctcctccaggctgtTCCAG GTCTCAGCTTGCCCAAAGACACCTTACGTTGTGTTGGATACCACGGTTTCTGCTTCCATTCAAAATCCTGCCCAGAGCCATTTGCTGCATTTGGAACTTGCTCTCGGCgccagaaaacctgctgcaTAG aCACAACATCAAACTTCCATACCTGTCAAGATGAAGGGGGTCATTGCGTACCTCCAGAAATCAAATGTCTGCAAGAACAAGTGGGACTTTGCCCTCACAGAGGATGGAAGTGCTGCACAGAAGTGTAA